Proteins from one Mycoplasma sp. Pen4 genomic window:
- a CDS encoding 5'-nucleotidase C-terminal domain-containing protein codes for MKLKKFALSMVLPVMVATPLAVISCAQEQKKQEQTNLSLDEIKETPEYKDYKQAFTAYNTTIDENAIKLKDLFKAKNKAKTDEEKVKLNDEYSKLLKEKSPEILQLRKTADAKFKVLQDKLKGNDIQIVKLFQTNDEHGRIKENLGKYTSEIGMENLSKFLATSHKELLLSGGDTTQGLPLSDHDHGKTIAKIAEIIGYDGLAVGNHELDFGYENINSIEDAYAKSSTNTNKTQFLSANIKWNDAVNGTDAETLKLKEKFPNAKPGEAAFPTHKMIELPSGLKIGIVGLTTPEAKFTSHPRNSKYLDIIDPVEATKPIVKQLEKDGADITIAIVHLGVNPSTKTEWQSKYLAQNLPGLDYIVDGHSHTFNKLYKENNITPNNVTYIAQTGAHLDNIFETDFFVQKSTKQIVGEPHQSQRNIFQILLQIQSEKLNAEIEKAVKALEAEYTANASVVAFKSPIAFTNITEKRVELYKESFWEGRIRPTNLGTWAADAILKDFGDSNQTVSERVTEPITLDNAFGLANGGGLRSNVDAGDITNGKLTGIAPFGNRLTVVKVSGDVVIQTIKHSISKIGSGGYGQFSSNVKFEIVPNPEVTEGVKNRFILKENSLLINGKAVVPTQNYYIATNDFIAAGGDQYQMLKLNDPKSTAVLAAEYEDLVASFKKYGAYLSEIEGKTPTDALGMHKWSYYANSDSQLYNAEDNWSTNIKTAVQTTSDPAHTHGA; via the coding sequence ATGAAACTCAAAAAATTCGCTTTATCTATGGTACTGCCAGTTATGGTTGCTACGCCATTAGCTGTTATATCATGTGCACAAGAACAAAAGAAACAAGAGCAAACAAACTTAAGCTTAGATGAAATTAAAGAAACACCAGAATACAAGGATTACAAACAAGCATTTACAGCATACAATACAACAATTGATGAAAATGCTATTAAATTAAAAGATTTATTCAAAGCAAAAAATAAAGCTAAAACAGATGAAGAAAAAGTTAAATTAAACGATGAATATTCAAAATTATTAAAAGAAAAAAGTCCAGAAATTTTACAATTAAGAAAAACAGCAGATGCTAAATTTAAAGTTTTACAAGACAAATTAAAAGGTAATGATATTCAAATTGTTAAATTATTCCAAACAAACGATGAACACGGAAGAATTAAAGAAAACTTAGGTAAATATACAAGTGAAATTGGAATGGAAAACCTTTCAAAATTCCTTGCTACATCACACAAAGAACTTTTACTTTCAGGTGGGGACACAACACAAGGATTACCACTTAGTGACCATGACCACGGTAAAACAATTGCAAAAATCGCTGAAATCATTGGATATGATGGTTTAGCAGTTGGTAACCATGAATTAGACTTTGGTTACGAAAACATCAATAGCATTGAAGATGCATATGCAAAAAGTAGCACAAACACAAACAAAACACAATTCTTATCTGCAAACATTAAATGAAATGATGCGGTAAACGGTACAGATGCTGAAACACTAAAACTTAAAGAAAAATTCCCTAATGCAAAACCAGGTGAAGCAGCATTCCCTACACACAAAATGATTGAATTACCTTCAGGTCTTAAAATTGGTATTGTTGGTTTAACAACACCAGAAGCAAAATTCACATCACACCCAAGAAACTCTAAATATTTAGATATTATTGATCCAGTTGAAGCGACAAAACCAATTGTTAAACAACTTGAAAAAGATGGAGCAGATATTACAATTGCTATCGTTCACTTAGGAGTTAACCCATCTACAAAAACAGAATGACAATCAAAATACTTGGCTCAAAACCTTCCTGGTTTAGATTACATCGTTGATGGTCACTCACACACATTTAATAAACTTTATAAAGAAAACAACATTACACCAAATAATGTGACATATATCGCTCAAACAGGAGCTCACTTAGATAATATCTTTGAAACAGACTTCTTCGTTCAAAAGAGCACAAAACAAATCGTTGGTGAACCACACCAATCACAAAGAAATATTTTCCAAATTCTTTTACAAATTCAAAGTGAAAAATTAAATGCCGAAATTGAAAAAGCAGTTAAAGCACTTGAAGCAGAATACACTGCAAATGCTTCTGTAGTTGCATTCAAATCACCAATTGCATTTACAAATATCACAGAAAAAAGAGTTGAACTTTACAAAGAATCATTCTGAGAAGGACGTATTAGACCTACAAACTTAGGTACATGAGCTGCAGATGCAATTCTTAAAGACTTTGGAGATAGTAACCAAACTGTTTCTGAAAGAGTTACAGAACCAATTACATTAGATAATGCATTCGGATTAGCTAACGGTGGTGGTCTTAGATCAAACGTTGATGCTGGAGACATTACAAACGGAAAATTAACAGGTATTGCACCATTTGGTAACCGTCTTACAGTTGTTAAAGTTTCAGGTGATGTTGTTATCCAAACAATTAAACACTCAATCTCTAAAATTGGTTCAGGTGGATACGGACAATTCTCAAGCAATGTTAAATTTGAAATTGTTCCAAACCCAGAAGTAACTGAAGGAGTAAAAAACAGATTTATTCTTAAAGAAAATTCATTATTAATTAATGGAAAAGCAGTTGTTCCAACACAAAATTACTACATTGCAACAAACGACTTTATCGCAGCTGGTGGAGACCAATACCAAATGCTTAAATTAAATGATCCTAAATCTACAGCTGTATTAGCAGCAGAATATGAAGATTTAGTTGCATCATTCAAAAAATATGGAGCATACTTAAGTGAAATTGAAGGTAAAACACCTACAGATGCTTTAGGAATGCACAAATGAAGTTACTACGCAAACAGTGATTCACAACTTTATAATGCAGAAGACAATTGATCAACAAACATTAAAACAGCAGTTCAAACAACTTCAGATCCAGCTCACACACACGGAGCATAA
- a CDS encoding ABC transporter ATP-binding protein, giving the protein MPKLNENIYYEQTKKFPFRTVTTYRNLTKGTDELMKVAPGKEVLASLNNVDITYGTGSHAFRAVTDFNINIYKGEVLGLVGESGSGKSTIGRAIIGLTPHSFGEIKILDQVLPHKMKRGFKFGKKLRDYKKLENFMVNKVQMIFQDPANSLNPHKNVEAVVSEGLVNTKNAKEIYIYNYDQDVVKEVYSYLNQETHPELFGWYKRELDKDIAVDENVAFSSLYHDFYAKLKKQEGVDEALEVLKKAYEERKELNKLSETDCRKVLVRNILKSVGLDDSVLKRYPLEFSGGQQQRIGISRAVALRPQLLIADEPISALDVSIQAQVVNIFNDLKEKYNLTILFIAHDLRMVEYISDRIAVMNKGRLLEVGSTDEIMNHSLHPYTKSLLDSVPSIDSDKQSLIGYEYNPSIHEYSYQNQPEWIKINDDHFILATPKELEEWKQGIYK; this is encoded by the coding sequence AACAACATACAGAAACCTTACAAAAGGTACTGATGAATTAATGAAAGTCGCCCCAGGTAAAGAAGTTTTAGCAAGTTTAAATAATGTTGATATTACTTATGGAACCGGTTCACATGCATTTAGAGCTGTAACTGATTTCAATATTAACATTTACAAAGGTGAAGTTTTAGGGCTTGTTGGTGAATCTGGTTCAGGTAAATCAACAATTGGTAGAGCAATTATCGGACTTACACCACACTCATTTGGGGAAATTAAAATTTTAGATCAAGTATTGCCACACAAAATGAAACGTGGTTTCAAATTTGGTAAAAAATTACGTGACTATAAAAAATTAGAAAACTTTATGGTCAATAAAGTTCAAATGATCTTCCAAGATCCTGCTAACTCATTAAACCCACATAAAAATGTTGAAGCGGTTGTTTCAGAAGGTTTAGTTAATACTAAAAACGCAAAAGAAATTTACATATATAACTATGATCAAGATGTAGTTAAAGAAGTTTATTCATATTTAAATCAAGAAACACATCCAGAATTATTTGGATGATACAAAAGAGAATTAGATAAAGATATTGCTGTAGATGAAAATGTTGCATTTTCAAGTTTATATCATGACTTCTATGCTAAATTAAAGAAACAAGAAGGTGTTGATGAAGCGCTTGAAGTTCTTAAAAAAGCATATGAAGAAAGAAAAGAACTTAACAAATTATCAGAAACAGATTGTCGTAAAGTTCTTGTTAGAAACATTCTTAAAAGTGTTGGTTTAGATGATTCAGTTCTTAAACGTTACCCACTTGAGTTCTCTGGTGGTCAACAACAACGTATTGGTATCTCACGTGCAGTTGCATTGCGTCCACAATTATTAATTGCCGATGAACCAATTTCAGCACTTGACGTTTCTATCCAAGCTCAAGTAGTAAACATCTTTAATGATTTAAAAGAAAAGTATAATTTAACAATCTTATTTATTGCTCACGACTTGCGTATGGTTGAATATATTTCAGATCGTATCGCAGTTATGAATAAAGGTAGATTACTTGAAGTTGGTTCAACAGATGAAATCATGAACCATTCACTTCATCCATATACAAAATCTTTACTTGATTCAGTTCCATCAATTGACTCAGATAAACAAAGTTTAATTGGTTATGAATATAACCCTTCAATTCATGAATATAGTTATCAAAACCAACCTGAATGAATCAAAATTAATGATGATCACTTTATTTTAGCTACACCAAAAGAACTTGAAGAATGAAAACAAGGTATTTATAAATAA
- a CDS encoding MAG0920 family protein, with product MLAFIFWYYFRNNPIIETLFNNSTIGRGYLIKNNLKVSDEYLSTAKKYIKRLLLIEIFLMIFYISIVITVSVFLIFNVLGFDKETKTTTWFIILQRVVPVFVTMVPTFLLLAPIVKTLRMLKFFQKWEIFNKELLNDRLIENQLDSLEKDNYTQFKINQTDDIIIKTKTIIFDGSAIKKNEVENAEFDWSRLKSHDLKLKLFKSKILSNKFQIYACMIQDYENATYNENEININMFYDAYNAANREIRN from the coding sequence ATGCTGGCATTTATATTTTGATATTACTTCAGAAATAATCCAATAATTGAAACATTATTTAATAACTCAACTATTGGAAGGGGTTATTTAATCAAAAATAATCTTAAAGTTTCTGATGAATATTTATCAACAGCAAAAAAATACATTAAAAGATTACTTTTAATTGAAATATTTTTAATGATATTTTATATATCTATAGTAATTACAGTTTCAGTTTTCCTTATCTTTAATGTTCTTGGTTTTGATAAAGAAACAAAAACAACAACATGATTTATAATTCTTCAACGTGTTGTTCCTGTTTTTGTCACAATGGTTCCTACTTTTTTATTATTAGCACCAATTGTAAAAACATTGAGGATGTTAAAGTTCTTTCAAAAATGAGAAATTTTTAACAAAGAATTATTAAATGATCGGTTAATTGAAAATCAACTAGATTCATTAGAAAAAGATAACTACACTCAATTTAAAATCAATCAAACTGATGATATTATCATTAAAACTAAAACAATTATTTTCGATGGTAGTGCAATAAAGAAAAATGAAGTAGAAAATGCTGAATTTGATTGAAGTAGATTAAAATCACATGATCTTAAATTAAAATTATTTAAATCAAAAATTTTGTCAAATAAATTCCAAATTTACGCATGCATGATTCAAGATTATGAGAATGCAACATATAATGAAAATGAAATCAACATTAATATGTTTTATGATGCATATAATGCCGCAAATAGAGAGATAAGAAATTAA
- a CDS encoding MAGa7180 family putative nuclease, which translates to MARKYYNNIHYTIDYNNQVIILSDKMYDDLHSNNQWTKYKKMGGSSISDLLIKDAFKSEFSAFCHITRLKLPVLTQKYVKAGVELEPKIFDFLRAKLPDYGIENFVAEDFGYDYFKNDPIIGGVPDGFIPKYNMILEIKTAQEKKKEIWKKDGVDVSYRKQAQLYSYLKGADKYAIVALFLKPDEGDYEHPELINLNQRDIETYAFKLNEADAIDDIKKVKEWYIHYTNTKISPKFDLAINGDQIEYLACENEQQWIGLLNKWKAAGKADPDIKP; encoded by the coding sequence ATGGCTAGAAAATACTATAACAATATACATTATACAATTGACTATAATAACCAAGTTATTATCCTAAGTGACAAAATGTATGATGATCTTCATTCAAATAATCAATGAACAAAATACAAAAAAATGGGTGGTAGCAGTATCTCTGACTTATTAATCAAAGATGCTTTCAAAAGCGAATTTAGCGCTTTTTGTCATATCACACGTTTAAAATTACCCGTTTTAACACAAAAATATGTTAAGGCTGGGGTTGAATTAGAACCAAAAATTTTCGATTTCTTAAGAGCAAAATTACCAGATTATGGAATTGAAAATTTTGTCGCAGAAGATTTTGGGTATGATTACTTCAAAAATGATCCAATCATTGGTGGGGTTCCTGATGGATTTATTCCAAAATACAATATGATTCTTGAAATTAAAACAGCACAAGAAAAGAAAAAAGAAATTTGAAAAAAAGATGGTGTTGATGTTTCATACCGTAAACAAGCACAATTATATTCATATCTTAAAGGCGCTGATAAGTATGCAATTGTTGCATTATTCTTAAAACCAGATGAAGGTGATTACGAACATCCTGAATTAATCAATCTTAATCAACGTGATATTGAAACATATGCATTCAAATTAAATGAAGCAGATGCAATTGATGATATTAAAAAAGTTAAAGAGTGATATATACATTATACAAACACTAAAATTTCACCTAAATTTGATCTTGCAATCAATGGTGATCAAATTGAATATTTAGCTTGTGAAAATGAGCAACAATGAATTGGATTGTTAAATAAATGAAAAGCAGCAGGAAAAGCTGATCCTGACATTAAACCATAA